From a single Pseudomonas sp. A34-9 genomic region:
- a CDS encoding DUF3108 domain-containing protein, with the protein MRRALLFACALLALPFAQAADLQPFSASYTADWKQLPMSGTAERSLVKEANGAWKLSFKASMMIASLTEESTLTLDKDTLLPQSYHFERGGLGKAKKADLDFDWNSKMVTGTDRGDAVKIPLNRGMVDKSTYQLALQHDVAAGKKTMSYQVVDDGEVDTYDFRVLGSEKVETKAGKIDAIKVERVRDPTQSKRITVLWFAKDWDYLLVRLQQVETDGKEYNIMLQEGTVNGKTVKGS; encoded by the coding sequence ATGCGTCGCGCCCTGCTCTTCGCTTGCGCTCTGCTCGCCCTGCCTTTCGCGCAGGCAGCGGACCTTCAACCGTTCTCCGCCAGCTATACCGCCGACTGGAAGCAACTGCCCATGAGCGGTACCGCCGAGCGCAGTCTGGTCAAGGAAGCCAACGGCGCCTGGAAGCTCAGCTTCAAGGCCTCGATGATGATCGCCAGCCTGACGGAAGAAAGCACCCTGACCCTGGACAAGGATACCCTGCTGCCGCAGTCCTACCACTTTGAACGTGGCGGTCTGGGCAAAGCGAAAAAGGCTGATCTGGATTTCGACTGGAACAGCAAAATGGTCACCGGCACCGACCGTGGCGACGCGGTGAAAATCCCGCTGAACCGTGGCATGGTCGACAAGTCCACCTATCAACTGGCGCTGCAACATGATGTGGCTGCTGGCAAAAAGACCATGAGCTATCAAGTGGTCGATGACGGCGAAGTCGATACCTATGACTTCCGCGTGCTGGGTTCGGAAAAAGTCGAGACCAAGGCTGGCAAGATCGATGCGATCAAGGTCGAGCGCGTACGCGACCCGACACAAAGCAAGCGCATCACCGTCCTGTGGTTCGCCAAGGATTGGGATTACCTGCTGGTTCGCCTGCAACAGGTTGAAACCGACGGCAAGGAGTACAACATCATGCTCCAGGAAGGCACCGTCAACGGCAAAACCGTTAAAGGCAGCTGA
- the purN gene encoding phosphoribosylglycinamide formyltransferase, whose amino-acid sequence MSATCDVVVLLSGTGSNLQALIDSTRTGDNPVRIAAVISNRADAYGLQRASDAGIATRSLDHKAFEGREAFDAALIELIDEFNPKLVVLAGFMRILSADFVRHYQGRLLNIHPSLLPKYKGLHTHQRALEAGDTEHGCSVHFVTEELDGGPLVVQAVLPVELHDTPQSLAQRVHVQEHLIYPMAVRWFAEGRLALGEDGALLDGQLLAASGHLIRH is encoded by the coding sequence ATGTCCGCAACCTGTGATGTCGTGGTGCTGTTGTCCGGCACCGGCAGTAACTTGCAGGCTCTGATCGACAGCACGCGGACCGGCGACAACCCGGTCCGCATCGCTGCAGTGATTTCCAATCGCGCCGACGCCTACGGCCTGCAACGCGCCAGTGATGCGGGTATCGCTACCCGCTCGCTGGATCACAAGGCATTTGAAGGCCGCGAGGCCTTCGATGCTGCCCTGATCGAACTGATCGACGAATTCAATCCGAAACTTGTGGTGCTGGCCGGCTTCATGCGCATTCTCAGCGCTGATTTCGTTCGCCACTACCAGGGTCGCCTGCTCAACATCCACCCGTCGCTGCTGCCCAAATACAAAGGGTTACACACTCATCAGCGCGCGCTGGAGGCCGGAGACACCGAGCACGGCTGCTCCGTGCACTTCGTCACCGAGGAACTCGATGGCGGACCACTGGTCGTACAGGCAGTATTACCGGTAGAGTTGCACGACACGCCGCAGAGTCTCGCGCAGCGAGTTCATGTTCAGGAACACCTGATCTACCCGATGGCAGTTCGCTGGTTTGCCGAAGGCAGGCTGGCACTCGGGGAAGACGGTGCTTTACTGGATGGCCAGTTACTCGCGGCCAGCGGCCACTTGATTCGACACTAG
- the purM gene encoding phosphoribosylformylglycinamidine cyclo-ligase, with amino-acid sequence MSKQPSLSYKDAGVDIDAGEALVERIKSVAKRTARPEVMGGLGGFGALCEIPAGYKQPVLVSGTDGVGTKLRLALNLNKHDSIGIDLVAMCVNDLVVCGAEPLFFLDYYATGKLNVDTAAQVVTGIGAGCELSGCSLVGGETAEMPGMYEGEDYDLAGFCVGVVEKAEIIDGSKVATGDALIALPSSGPHSNGYSLIRKIIEVSGADIENIQLDGKPLTDLLMAPTRIYVKPLLKLIKETGAVKAMAHITGGGLLDNIPRVLPKGAQAVVDVASWTRPAVFDWLQEKGNVDETEMHRVLNCGVGMVICVAQEHVEVALKTLRDAGEQPWVIGQIAAAAEGAAQVDLQNLKAH; translated from the coding sequence ATGAGCAAGCAACCCTCCCTGAGCTACAAGGACGCCGGTGTAGACATCGACGCCGGTGAAGCATTGGTCGAACGCATCAAGAGCGTCGCCAAGCGCACTGCGCGCCCGGAAGTCATGGGCGGCCTGGGCGGTTTCGGCGCCCTCTGCGAAATCCCGGCCGGCTACAAGCAGCCTGTACTGGTTTCCGGCACCGACGGCGTCGGCACCAAGCTGCGTCTGGCGCTGAACCTGAACAAGCACGACAGCATCGGCATCGACCTGGTTGCCATGTGCGTGAACGACCTCGTCGTTTGCGGCGCCGAGCCACTGTTCTTCCTCGACTACTACGCCACCGGCAAACTTAATGTCGACACCGCGGCCCAAGTGGTGACCGGCATCGGCGCTGGCTGCGAACTGTCGGGTTGCTCGCTGGTTGGCGGCGAAACCGCTGAAATGCCTGGCATGTACGAAGGCGAAGACTACGACCTGGCCGGCTTCTGCGTCGGCGTCGTGGAAAAAGCTGAAATCATCGACGGCTCGAAAGTCGCCACCGGTGACGCGCTGATCGCTCTGCCATCGTCCGGCCCGCACTCAAACGGCTACTCGCTGATCCGCAAGATCATCGAAGTGTCCGGCGCCGACATCGAAAACATCCAGCTCGACGGCAAACCGCTGACCGACCTGCTGATGGCCCCGACCCGCATCTACGTGAAGCCGCTGCTCAAGCTGATCAAAGAAACCGGTGCCGTCAAAGCCATGGCCCACATCACCGGTGGCGGCCTGCTCGACAACATCCCGCGCGTTCTGCCAAAAGGCGCTCAGGCCGTGGTTGACGTGGCTAGCTGGACTCGCCCGGCCGTATTCGACTGGCTGCAGGAAAAAGGCAACGTTGACGAAACCGAGATGCACCGCGTGCTGAACTGCGGCGTTGGCATGGTCATCTGTGTGGCTCAGGAACACGTTGAAGTGGCGCTGAAGACCCTGCGTGACGCCGGCGAACAGCCTTGGGTCATCGGTCAGATCGCTGCCGCTGCCGAAGGCGCTGCTCAGGTTGATCTGCAGAACCTTAAGGCTCATTAA
- a CDS encoding DUF2066 domain-containing protein: protein MRFCKLLFVGCLSLISLASHAENLKGLYQVREPVNGQAPEERDRATQAALDTLVLRLTGDPKAPQNPGLAAIRKDPQQIISQFGFDAGPPEVLKVDFDPATTEQALRRAGLSVWGASRPSILSWWLNDSAEGSSLVGDGQASAAPLRTAAQHRGLPLRLPLADLSEQLVATAPALEGTDPAPLRGASERYNADALLAVHAREEGGQWQAKWHLWLGDQKEAGSVQGADQAAVADAVMLAVAERLAPRFVAKPGAAGQQTLEVQGMTLEHYATLLRLLEPFGVRLQSVDGDRIVYRVNGSADQMRAQLSLAKLQELPAEAPVPVPAPQPAVAGAAPVVAPAPTPAAPSLRFRW from the coding sequence ATGCGTTTTTGTAAATTGTTGTTTGTGGGTTGTTTGTCTCTGATCAGCCTGGCGAGTCACGCCGAAAACCTCAAAGGCCTCTATCAAGTACGTGAGCCGGTCAACGGCCAGGCACCGGAAGAGCGTGATCGCGCCACGCAGGCGGCGCTCGATACGCTGGTATTGCGTTTGACTGGCGATCCGAAGGCTCCCCAAAACCCGGGGCTGGCGGCGATTCGCAAGGATCCGCAGCAAATTATCAGTCAGTTCGGTTTTGATGCCGGGCCACCGGAGGTGCTCAAGGTTGATTTTGATCCGGCGACCACCGAGCAGGCGCTGCGGCGTGCCGGGTTGTCGGTGTGGGGCGCGAGTCGCCCGTCGATTCTGAGCTGGTGGCTCAACGATTCGGCTGAAGGTTCGAGTCTGGTCGGTGACGGTCAGGCCTCTGCCGCGCCGTTGCGCACGGCCGCTCAACATCGCGGCTTGCCGCTACGTTTGCCACTGGCTGATCTGAGTGAACAACTGGTCGCCACTGCGCCAGCGCTGGAAGGCACGGATCCGGCACCGTTGCGCGGCGCCTCTGAACGCTACAACGCTGATGCCTTGCTGGCAGTGCATGCCCGTGAAGAAGGCGGGCAGTGGCAGGCCAAGTGGCATTTGTGGCTGGGCGATCAGAAAGAGGCGGGCAGTGTGCAGGGCGCCGATCAGGCTGCGGTCGCTGACGCGGTGATGCTGGCGGTGGCCGAGCGGCTGGCGCCACGGTTTGTTGCCAAACCGGGCGCTGCGGGACAGCAGACTCTGGAAGTGCAGGGCATGACCCTGGAGCATTACGCGACGCTGTTGCGGTTACTCGAACCGTTTGGCGTGCGTCTGCAAAGTGTCGATGGCGATCGCATCGTCTATCGGGTCAATGGCAGTGCCGATCAAATGCGCGCGCAATTGTCGCTGGCGAAGTTGCAGGAGTTGCCGGCTGAAGCGCCGGTGCCGGTCCCGGCACCACAACCTGCGGTTGCGGGCGCAGCCCCTGTCGTGGCTCCGGCCCCGACACCGGCAGCACCTTCGTTGCGGTTTCGCTGGTAA
- a CDS encoding AI-2E family transporter, whose protein sequence is MADTRRWFWLGGVVLLCAFVWLLHPILTPFLVALLLAYLFDPLVDRLEKLGLSRTWGVIAVFALFTLIVTALLLVLVPMLAKQLLRLYELAPQMLDWLQHTALPWAQAKLGLSDGFWKFDKVKAAISEHMGQTTDIVSVVLSQATASSLALIGWLANLVLIPVVSFYLLRDWDVMMAKIRSLLPRDREERVVALAGECHEVLGAFVRGQLLVMLALGVIYAAGLMIVGLELGLLIGLIAGLAAIVPYMGFVIGIGAALIAGLFQFGGDLYPMVGIVAVFMVGQALEGMVLTPLLVGDRIGLHPVAVIFAILAGGELFGFTGVLLALPVAAVIMVLVRHVHDLYKDSEIYSGVDDPQL, encoded by the coding sequence ATGGCCGATACGCGGCGTTGGTTCTGGCTCGGTGGGGTAGTCCTGCTGTGCGCGTTTGTATGGTTGTTGCACCCGATCCTCACGCCGTTTCTGGTGGCGCTGTTGCTGGCTTATCTGTTCGATCCGCTGGTGGATCGCCTGGAAAAACTCGGGCTGTCGCGCACGTGGGGCGTCATCGCGGTATTTGCCTTGTTCACCCTGATCGTCACCGCGCTGTTACTGGTGTTGGTGCCGATGCTCGCCAAGCAGTTGCTGCGCTTGTACGAACTGGCGCCGCAAATGCTCGACTGGCTGCAACACACGGCGTTGCCGTGGGCGCAGGCGAAGCTGGGTCTGTCGGATGGTTTCTGGAAGTTCGACAAGGTCAAGGCAGCGATCAGCGAACACATGGGCCAGACCACCGACATCGTCAGTGTGGTGCTGAGTCAGGCGACGGCGTCGAGCCTGGCGCTGATTGGCTGGCTGGCGAATCTGGTGCTGATCCCGGTGGTGAGTTTCTACCTGCTGCGTGACTGGGACGTGATGATGGCCAAGATCCGCAGCCTGCTGCCGCGCGATCGAGAAGAGCGTGTGGTCGCGTTGGCGGGCGAATGTCATGAAGTGCTGGGCGCGTTCGTTCGCGGGCAGTTGCTGGTGATGCTGGCGCTGGGTGTGATTTATGCGGCGGGCCTGATGATTGTCGGACTGGAGCTCGGGCTGTTGATCGGTCTGATCGCGGGCCTGGCAGCGATCGTGCCGTACATGGGCTTTGTGATCGGCATCGGTGCTGCGTTGATTGCCGGGTTGTTCCAGTTTGGCGGCGACCTGTACCCGATGGTAGGCATTGTCGCCGTGTTCATGGTCGGTCAGGCACTGGAAGGCATGGTGCTGACGCCGTTGCTGGTGGGTGATCGCATTGGTCTGCACCCGGTGGCGGTGATTTTCGCGATTCTGGCGGGCGGCGAGCTGTTCGGTTTCACCGGTGTGCTGCTGGCGTTGCCAGTGGCGGCGGTGATCATGGTGCTGGTGCGCCATGTGCACGACTTGTATAAGGACTCCGAGATCTACAGTGGCGTTGACGATCCGCAACTGTAA
- the hda gene encoding DnaA regulatory inactivator Hda — translation MKPIQLPLGVRLRDDATFINYYPGANAAALGYVERLCEADAGWTESLIYLWGKHGVGRTHLLQAACLRFEQMGEPAVYLPLAELMDRGVEILDNLEQYELVCLDDLQVIAGKADWEEAMFHLFNRLRDSGRRLLIAASTSPRELPVKLADLKSRLTLALIFQMRPLSDEDKLRALQLRASRRGLHLTDEVGHFILTRGTRSMSALFDLLEQLDQASLQAQRKLTIPFLKETLGW, via the coding sequence ATGAAACCGATTCAGCTGCCCCTAGGTGTGCGTCTGCGTGACGACGCCACCTTCATCAACTACTACCCAGGCGCCAATGCCGCTGCACTCGGCTATGTCGAGCGTCTATGCGAAGCCGACGCCGGTTGGACAGAAAGTCTGATCTACCTGTGGGGTAAGCACGGCGTAGGGCGTACGCATCTGCTGCAGGCGGCGTGTCTGCGATTCGAGCAGATGGGGGAGCCGGCGGTGTACTTGCCGCTGGCCGAGTTGATGGATCGCGGTGTCGAAATCCTCGACAACCTCGAACAGTACGAACTGGTATGCCTGGACGACTTACAGGTGATCGCCGGCAAGGCTGACTGGGAAGAGGCGATGTTTCATCTGTTCAACCGTCTGCGTGACAGCGGTCGGCGTCTGCTGATCGCCGCTTCCACTTCTCCGCGTGAATTGCCGGTCAAACTGGCTGACTTGAAATCGCGCCTGACCCTGGCGCTGATCTTTCAGATGCGCCCACTCTCTGATGAAGACAAATTGCGCGCCTTGCAATTGCGCGCATCGCGTCGCGGTCTGCACCTGACCGATGAAGTCGGGCATTTTATTTTGACGCGCGGCACTCGCAGCATGAGTGCGCTGTTTGACTTGCTTGAACAGCTCGATCAAGCCTCGTTACAGGCTCAGCGCAAGCTGACCATTCCCTTCCTGAAAGAAACGCTGGGCTGGTAA
- a CDS encoding NlpC/P60 family protein, producing the protein MLKRFAPLVPLALVTLLYGCAAHSPVQEQPQQVKNSATAQSSVIYQEELDTEKELNEFNGKKPYQLPVLADSILERGMSLIGTRYRFGGTSEAGFDCSGFIGYLFREEAGMNLPRSTREMINVDAPLVSRSNLEPGDLLFFATNGRRGRVSHAGIYLGDNQFIHSSSRRSGGVRIDSLGDSYWSKTFIEAKRALANAPTVVTARK; encoded by the coding sequence ATGCTAAAGCGCTTCGCACCCCTCGTGCCTCTCGCACTCGTCACCCTGTTGTACGGTTGCGCTGCTCATTCTCCAGTTCAAGAGCAGCCTCAGCAGGTTAAAAATTCTGCCACGGCCCAGTCTTCCGTTATTTACCAGGAAGAGCTGGACACCGAAAAAGAACTCAACGAATTCAATGGCAAGAAGCCTTATCAGCTTCCTGTTCTGGCTGACAGCATCCTTGAACGCGGCATGTCCCTGATCGGTACCCGTTACCGTTTCGGCGGTACCTCTGAAGCCGGTTTCGATTGCAGCGGTTTCATCGGCTACCTGTTTCGCGAAGAAGCTGGCATGAACCTGCCGCGCTCGACACGCGAAATGATCAACGTGGATGCGCCGCTGGTCTCGCGCAGCAACCTTGAGCCGGGCGATCTGCTGTTCTTCGCCACCAACGGTCGTCGCGGTCGTGTCAGTCACGCCGGGATCTACCTCGGTGACAACCAGTTCATCCACTCCAGCAGTCGTCGCAGTGGCGGTGTTCGCATCGACAGCCTGGGTGACAGCTACTGGAGCAAGACTTTCATCGAAGCGAAACGCGCTCTGGCCAACGCTCCGACTGTCGTCACTGCTCGCAAGTAA
- a CDS encoding C40 family peptidase, with amino-acid sequence MTMSARLTLIFFAALLSACASRTPPPAPVVRAPVVFGPSQAFSPAAEDVLFRALGLVGTPYRWGGNTPDSGFDCSGLIGFVYRDAAGISLPRSTREMIVMQAPNVGKEGLQTGDLIFFATNGGSQVSHAGIYVGEGRFVHAPATGGTVKLDSLSKAYWQKAYLSAKRVLQPEHLAHNP; translated from the coding sequence ATGACGATGTCGGCCCGCCTCACTTTGATCTTCTTCGCAGCGCTGCTCAGCGCCTGCGCCAGTCGCACACCGCCTCCTGCGCCAGTGGTTCGCGCGCCGGTCGTGTTCGGCCCCTCCCAAGCTTTTTCGCCTGCGGCTGAAGACGTGCTGTTCCGCGCGCTCGGCCTGGTCGGCACACCTTATCGTTGGGGCGGCAACACGCCGGATTCGGGTTTTGATTGCAGTGGGCTGATCGGTTTTGTCTACCGTGATGCGGCGGGCATCTCGCTGCCACGTTCGACGCGCGAGATGATCGTCATGCAGGCACCGAATGTCGGCAAGGAAGGTTTGCAGACCGGCGATCTGATCTTCTTTGCCACCAATGGCGGCTCGCAAGTCAGTCATGCGGGGATTTACGTCGGTGAGGGGCGGTTCGTGCATGCGCCGGCCACGGGCGGCACGGTGAAGCTCGACAGTCTGTCGAAGGCGTATTGGCAGAAGGCGTATCTGAGCGCCAAGCGGGTGCTGCAGCCGGAGCATCTGGCGCATAACCCTTAG
- a CDS encoding sorbosone dehydrogenase family protein has translation MRKPQLVFIIALAGGLAACGESSSLQVSDGTGPSPKLPEPNKTLIPTVNIAPAIGWPEGSKPTAAAGTQVAAFAEGLDHPRWLYVLPNGDVLVAETNAPPKPDDSSGIRGWVMKKVMGKAGAGVPSPNRITLLRDADHDGVAETRTVFLQNLNSPFGMTLVGNDLYVADTDRLLRFHYEPGATEIKSQPIKVVDLPGGTLNHHWTKNVIASKDGSKLYVTVGSNSNVGENGLDKEEGRAAIWEVDRATGNHRIFASGIRNPNGLAWEPASGALWTAVNERDEIGSDLVPDYITSVKDGGFYGWPFSYYGQHVDVRVSPQNPDLVAKAIAPDYAVGPHTASLGLTFAEGNNLPAQFKEGAFIGQHGSWNRKPHSGYKVIFVPFTGGKPSGKPVDVLTGFLDKDENALGRPVGVVIDQQGGLLVADDVGNKVWRVSSAK, from the coding sequence ATGCGCAAGCCCCAGCTCGTTTTCATCATCGCCCTCGCCGGAGGGCTCGCCGCCTGCGGTGAATCCTCCAGCCTGCAAGTCTCCGACGGCACCGGCCCGTCACCGAAGTTGCCCGAACCGAACAAAACCCTGATCCCGACGGTGAACATCGCCCCCGCGATCGGCTGGCCCGAGGGCAGCAAACCGACAGCGGCGGCCGGCACTCAGGTGGCAGCGTTCGCCGAAGGACTCGATCATCCCCGTTGGCTGTATGTGTTACCCAACGGCGATGTACTGGTGGCGGAAACCAACGCCCCACCGAAACCTGACGATAGCAGTGGCATTCGTGGCTGGGTAATGAAAAAGGTCATGGGCAAGGCCGGCGCCGGCGTGCCGAGCCCGAACCGCATCACCCTGCTGCGCGACGCCGATCACGATGGCGTCGCGGAAACCCGCACGGTGTTTTTGCAGAACCTCAATTCGCCCTTCGGCATGACCCTCGTCGGCAACGATCTGTATGTCGCCGACACGGATCGCCTGCTGCGCTTCCATTACGAACCGGGCGCCACCGAAATCAAGTCGCAGCCGATCAAGGTAGTCGATCTGCCGGGCGGCACGCTGAATCATCACTGGACCAAAAATGTCATCGCCAGCAAGGACGGCAGCAAGCTGTACGTCACGGTCGGTTCGAATAGCAACGTCGGCGAAAACGGTCTGGATAAAGAAGAAGGCCGCGCGGCGATCTGGGAAGTCGATCGGGCGACCGGCAATCACCGCATCTTCGCCTCAGGCATCCGCAACCCCAATGGCCTGGCCTGGGAACCCGCCAGCGGTGCACTGTGGACAGCGGTGAATGAGCGCGACGAAATCGGCAGTGATCTGGTGCCGGACTACATCACTTCCGTGAAGGACGGTGGTTTCTATGGCTGGCCGTTCAGCTACTACGGTCAGCATGTCGATGTGCGTGTGTCGCCGCAAAATCCGGACCTTGTGGCCAAAGCCATTGCGCCGGATTACGCGGTCGGGCCGCACACCGCGTCATTGGGCCTGACGTTCGCCGAGGGCAATAACCTGCCGGCGCAGTTCAAGGAAGGCGCGTTCATCGGCCAGCATGGCTCATGGAACCGTAAACCGCACAGTGGCTACAAAGTGATTTTCGTGCCGTTTACCGGTGGCAAGCCTAGTGGCAAACCGGTGGATGTGCTGACCGGCTTCCTCGACAAGGACGAGAATGCACTCGGTCGTCCGGTGGGCGTGGTGATCGACCAGCAGGGTGGCTTGCTGGTGGCGGATGATGTCGGCAACAAGGTGTGGCGGGTGTCTTCTGCCAAATAA
- the cobO gene encoding cob(I)yrinic acid a,c-diamide adenosyltransferase, which translates to MTDSPERDERHLARMQRKKAVIDERIANSPDECGLVLVLTGNGKGKSSSAFGMLARAMGHGMQCGVVQFIKGRNSTGEELFFRRFPEQVRFHVMGEGFTWETQDRQRDIAAAEAAWAVSRELLRDPSIGLVVLDELNIALKHGYLDLDQVLSDLQARPPMQHVIVTGRAAKPEMIEMGDTVTEMGMLKHAFQAGIKAQKGVEL; encoded by the coding sequence ATGACTGATTCCCCCGAGCGCGACGAACGCCATCTGGCGCGTATGCAGCGCAAAAAAGCCGTGATCGACGAACGCATCGCCAACTCGCCTGACGAGTGCGGCCTGGTGCTGGTGCTGACCGGCAATGGCAAAGGCAAAAGCAGCTCGGCGTTCGGCATGCTCGCCCGCGCCATGGGCCACGGCATGCAGTGCGGTGTGGTGCAGTTCATCAAGGGCCGCAACAGCACCGGCGAAGAGCTGTTTTTCCGCCGCTTCCCCGAGCAGGTGCGCTTCCATGTGATGGGCGAGGGCTTCACCTGGGAAACCCAGGACCGCCAGCGTGACATCGCCGCTGCCGAAGCCGCGTGGGCAGTCTCTCGCGAGCTGCTGCGTGATCCATCGATCGGTCTGGTGGTGCTCGACGAATTGAACATCGCCCTCAAGCACGGTTATCTCGATCTCGATCAGGTGCTCAGCGATCTGCAGGCGCGTCCGCCGATGCAGCACGTGATCGTCACCGGTCGCGCGGCCAAGCCGGAAATGATCGAGATGGGCGACACGGTCACCGAAATGGGCATGCTCAAACACGCCTTCCAGGCCGGCATCAAAGCGCAGAAAGGCGTTGAACTTTGA
- a CDS encoding cobyrinate a,c-diamide synthase yields the protein MNQPRHCPAVLIAAPASGQGKTTVTAALARLHRNQGRKVRVFKCGPDFLDPMILERASGAPVYQLDMWMVGEQESRRLLWEAAAEADLILIEGVMGLFDGTPSSADLARHFGVPVLGVIDGTAMAQTFGALALGLAKYQPDLPFAGVLANRVGTLRHAQLLEGSLTEGLRWYGALSRETGIELPSRHLGLVQASELNDLDVRLDAAADALASSCEVALPPAVGFAAPDVIAVEPLLKNVRIAVARDEAFAFTYGASLDLLRAMGAELSFFSPIRDTQLPEADSLYLPGGYPELHHVALSQNTAMLDAIRAHHAAGKPLLAECGGMLYLLDSLTDVEGARAELVGLLKGDAVMQKRLAALALQAVDLAEGSLRGHTYHHSLTTTDLTPIARGLSPNGGRGAEAVYREGRMTASYVHFYFPSNPVAIAALFAPDSDAAFASRLAPTVEAVVTEEMRSLVGASLLAKGP from the coding sequence TTGAATCAACCACGTCACTGCCCGGCGGTCCTTATCGCCGCGCCGGCCTCCGGTCAGGGCAAGACCACCGTCACCGCCGCGCTCGCCCGTTTGCATCGCAATCAGGGGCGCAAGGTGCGCGTGTTCAAATGCGGCCCGGACTTCCTTGATCCGATGATTCTCGAGCGCGCCAGCGGTGCGCCGGTGTATCAACTGGACATGTGGATGGTCGGCGAGCAGGAAAGTCGTCGTCTGTTGTGGGAAGCCGCCGCCGAGGCGGACCTGATTCTGATCGAAGGCGTGATGGGCCTGTTCGATGGCACGCCGTCCAGCGCCGATCTGGCGCGGCACTTCGGTGTACCGGTGCTTGGCGTGATTGACGGGACGGCCATGGCGCAGACCTTTGGCGCGTTGGCGCTGGGTCTGGCGAAGTATCAACCGGATCTGCCGTTTGCCGGTGTGCTCGCCAATCGCGTCGGCACCTTGCGTCATGCGCAATTGCTCGAAGGCAGTCTCACGGAAGGGCTGCGCTGGTACGGTGCGTTGTCCCGCGAAACGGGTATCGAACTGCCGAGTCGCCACCTCGGCCTGGTGCAGGCCAGTGAACTGAATGATCTCGATGTGCGTCTCGACGCTGCCGCCGATGCACTGGCCAGCAGTTGCGAGGTAGCGCTGCCACCGGCCGTTGGGTTCGCAGCGCCGGACGTCATTGCGGTAGAGCCGCTGCTGAAGAATGTGCGGATCGCCGTCGCCCGTGATGAGGCGTTTGCCTTTACCTATGGCGCAAGCCTCGATTTGTTGCGCGCGATGGGGGCTGAGTTGAGCTTTTTCTCGCCGATCCGCGATACGCAATTGCCTGAGGCGGACAGTCTGTATTTGCCCGGTGGGTATCCGGAATTGCACCACGTTGCGCTGTCGCAGAACACCGCGATGCTCGACGCAATCCGTGCGCACCATGCGGCGGGCAAACCGTTGCTCGCCGAGTGTGGCGGGATGCTGTATCTGCTCGATTCTTTGACTGACGTTGAAGGTGCGCGCGCCGAACTGGTCGGGTTGCTCAAGGGCGATGCGGTGATGCAAAAACGTCTGGCGGCGTTGGCGTTGCAAGCTGTGGATCTGGCGGAAGGGTCGTTGCGCGGGCACACGTATCACCATTCGCTGACCACGACCGACTTGACCCCGATTGCGCGTGGCTTGAGCCCGAATGGTGGGCGCGGGGCTGAGGCGGTTTATCGGGAAGGGCGGATGACGGCGTCTTATGTGCACTTTTACTTTCCGTCGAACCCAGTGGCTATCGCAGCGCTGTTTGCGCCTGACTCCGACGCCGCCTTCGCGAGCAGGCTCGCTCCCACAGTTGAAGCGGTGGTGACTGAAGAAATGCGATCCCTTGTGGGAGCGAGCCTGCTCGCGAAAGGGCCATGA
- the bluB gene encoding 5,6-dimethylbenzimidazole synthase, with translation MTDNAFTEAERQAVYRAIAERRDMRHFTGGTVEPELLRRLLEAAHQAPSVGLMQPWRFIRISDRNLRQQIQHLVEEERVRTAEALGERSDEFMKLKVEGINDCAEVLVAALMDDREKHIFGRRTLPEMDMASLSCAIQNLWLASRAEGLGMGWVSLFEPQALADLLKLPQGARPLAVLCLGPVKEFYPAPMLVLEGWAQARPLNELLYENYWGVSQ, from the coding sequence ATGACCGACAACGCATTTACTGAGGCCGAGCGCCAAGCCGTCTATCGAGCCATCGCCGAACGCCGCGACATGCGCCACTTCACTGGCGGCACAGTCGAGCCCGAATTGCTGCGCCGTTTGCTCGAAGCCGCCCATCAGGCCCCGAGCGTCGGTCTGATGCAGCCCTGGCGTTTCATCCGCATCAGCGATCGCAACCTGCGCCAGCAGATCCAGCATCTGGTGGAAGAAGAGCGCGTGCGCACAGCCGAAGCCTTGGGCGAGCGCAGCGACGAGTTCATGAAACTCAAGGTCGAAGGCATCAACGATTGCGCCGAAGTGCTGGTCGCCGCGCTGATGGATGATCGCGAAAAGCACATCTTCGGTCGCCGCACGCTGCCGGAAATGGACATGGCCTCGCTGTCCTGCGCGATCCAGAATTTGTGGCTGGCCTCGCGTGCCGAAGGCTTGGGCATGGGCTGGGTCTCGCTGTTCGAACCGCAAGCACTGGCCGATCTGCTGAAGTTGCCGCAAGGCGCCAGGCCCTTGGCCGTTTTGTGTCTGGGCCCGGTCAAGGAATTCTATCCGGCGCCGATGCTGGTACTCGAAGGGTGGGCGCAGGCGCGGCCGCTCAATGAGTTGCTGTATGAAAATTATTGGGGAGTGAGTCAATGA